In a genomic window of Flavobacterium sp. KACC 22761:
- a CDS encoding TolC family protein — protein sequence MYFKKITLLFFLIITSIGYSQTLSLKEAIKTGLENYGSIKAKNNYASASKETLKQSRRDYLPNLNLSAQQDYGTINGQNGALYGFNGLGTASSGPVLPEQNWNSAFGALYLVNMNWDFFTFGKTQEKINLAKVDVQAKEKDLQQEEFQQKIKISAAYLNLLASQRLLISQQKNLSRAEVFKKTAVARVKNGLLAGVDSTLATAEVSKAKIALNLARNFVKEQNNKLVDLMGVAPQDFIADTLFVNQIPKEVLKSTVSTDSLHPLLQYYKTKIDYSNQQVKLYKRFYYPTMSAFGVLQTRASGFETGYAVDQSNFSRNYWDGVNPDRSNYLVGVGITWNLTTPFRANKQVTSQKFVSQALQEEYNQASRELQSQLTFAEDKIKITLENYAEAPIQVNAAQRAYIQKSTLYKNGLTDLTDLTQTMFTLNRAEIDRDIVNNNVWQSFLLKVAATGDFDLFMNEF from the coding sequence AAACCTTGTCTTTAAAAGAAGCGATAAAAACAGGTCTTGAAAACTATGGTTCTATCAAAGCAAAAAACAATTACGCCAGCGCCTCAAAAGAGACATTAAAACAATCTCGTCGTGATTATCTTCCGAACTTAAATTTATCTGCACAGCAGGATTACGGAACGATCAACGGGCAAAACGGTGCACTTTACGGATTTAATGGTTTAGGAACTGCTTCTTCCGGGCCAGTATTACCAGAACAAAACTGGAACTCTGCTTTTGGAGCTTTGTATTTGGTAAACATGAACTGGGATTTTTTCACTTTTGGAAAAACACAGGAAAAAATCAATTTGGCAAAAGTTGATGTTCAGGCAAAAGAAAAAGATTTACAACAAGAAGAATTCCAACAGAAAATTAAAATTTCGGCTGCTTATTTGAATTTATTGGCAAGCCAAAGGTTACTGATTTCACAGCAAAAGAATTTAAGCCGTGCAGAAGTTTTCAAAAAGACAGCTGTTGCCCGAGTTAAAAACGGATTATTGGCTGGAGTAGATTCAACCTTGGCGACCGCTGAAGTTTCAAAAGCGAAAATCGCATTGAATCTAGCTCGAAATTTTGTCAAAGAACAAAACAACAAATTAGTCGATTTAATGGGCGTTGCGCCTCAGGATTTCATTGCTGATACTTTGTTTGTCAACCAAATTCCGAAAGAGGTATTAAAATCAACGGTTTCAACAGACAGTCTGCATCCTTTATTGCAGTATTACAAAACAAAGATTGATTACAGCAATCAACAGGTTAAATTATACAAACGTTTTTATTACCCAACAATGAGTGCTTTTGGCGTTTTGCAAACGAGGGCCTCGGGTTTTGAAACGGGTTATGCAGTAGATCAATCCAATTTCAGCAGAAATTATTGGGATGGCGTAAATCCGGATCGTTCTAATTATTTAGTTGGAGTTGGAATCACTTGGAATTTGACAACGCCTTTTAGAGCAAACAAACAGGTTACTTCTCAAAAATTTGTTTCTCAGGCTTTACAAGAAGAATACAATCAGGCGAGCAGAGAATTGCAATCGCAGTTGACTTTTGCTGAAGATAAAATCAAAATCACTTTAGAAAATTATGCCGAAGCGCCAATTCAAGTCAATGCTGCACAACGCGCTTATATTCAAAAATCGACCTTATATAAAAACGGTTTAACCGATTTGACCGATTTGACTCAAACGATGTTTACACTAAATCGCGCCGAAATTGATCGCGATATTGTTAACAACAATGTATGGCAGTCGTTTTTGCTAAAAGTGGCAGCAACAGGAGATTTTGACCTATTTATGAATGAATTTTAA